TATTACAGAGAGATTTGAACTGTTTATTGCAGGTCGAGAAATTGCAAATGCATTTAGCGAGCTTAACGATCCTGTTGACCAATATGAGCGTTTTGTTGCACAAGGTGCGGCAAAAGAAGGCGGTGACGACGAAGCTCATGAAATGGATATGGATTTTGTAGATGCACTTAGTTACGGTATGGCTCCAACAGCAGGTCAAGGTATAGGTATAGACAGACTCGTTATGCTGCTTTCAAATGAACACAGCATCCGAGATGTACTTCTTTTCCCTGCTATGAAACCACTCAGTGAAAGCACTTCAATAGAAGAAACTGAAGAAGATTAATCTTCTTCATCTATCTATTCAGTCGTTTATAATTATTTTTTTTGTAAAATCGCCCTATTTAAACCTACAAGGAATTTTGTAACATGAGTTTTTTACAAGAATTTGATAAAGAGATTTTCGATTTATGCGAAAAAGAGTTGGAAAGACAAACCGATCATTTAGAGATGATTGCATCTGAGAACTTTACGCTTCCTGCAGTTATGGAAGCTATGGGTTCTGTTTTTACAAATAAATATGCCGAGGGTTATCCTGCTAAACGTTACTACGGCGGTTGTGAATATGCCGACAGCGTTGAACAATTGGCAATTGACCGTGCATGTGAACTTTTTGGATGTAAATATGCAAATGTCCAACCTCACTCAGGTTCTCAAGCTAACGCTGCCGTTTATGCGGGTCTTTTAAAAGCAGGTGATAAGCTTTTAGGTATGGATTTAAGTCACGGCGGTCACTTAACTCATGGTTCAAAACCAAGTTTTTCCGGTCAAAACTATTCAAGTTTTACTTATGGTGTTGAGCTTGACGGTCGTATGAACTATGATAAAATCATGGAAATAGCAAAAGCCGTTAAACCAAAAATTATAGTTTGTGGTGCTTCCGCATATGCTCGTGAAATAGACTTTAAAAAATTCCGTGAGATAGCTGACGAAGTAGGAGCTATAATGTTTGCGGATATAGCTCACGTTGCTGGTTTAGTTGCTGCCGGCGAACACCCTAGTCCATTCCCTCATGCACACGTAGTAACTACTACTACGCATAAAACTCTTGCAGGACCACGCGGTGGTATGATTATGACAAACGATGAAGAGATTGCTAAAAAAATGAACTCTGCAATCTTCCCTGCTCTACAAGGTGGACCTTTAGTGCATGTAATTGCTGCAAAAGCAGTTGGATTTAAACATAACCTAAGCCCTGCTTGGAAAGAGTATGCTAAACAAGTTAAAGCTAATGCAAAAGTTTTAGCCGAAGTACTTATAAAACGCGGTTATGATGTAGTAAGCGACGGTACTGATAATCACTTAGTATTAGTTTCTTTTGTTGGTCGTGAAATATCAGGTAAAGATGCAGATGCAGCACTTGGCAATGCAGGTATTACCGTAAATAAAAACACTGTTCCCGGTGAGACAAGAAGCCCGTTTGTAACTTCAGGTATCAGAGTAGGTTCTCCTGCACTTACAAGTCGTGGTATGAAAGAGAAAGAGTTTGAGATTATTGCGAACAAAATAGCAGATGTTTTAGATGATATAAATAACACAGAATTACAGGCAAAAGTAAAAGAAGAGTTAAAAGAGTTAGCTCAAAACTTTGTTATTTACAACCAATCAACTTACTAATAAAAATAAAAAAAGGGATATTTAAATGACTGCTATGGATATGAAACTTATTAAAATGATTACCAGCCACTATTGGCAAAAAAGTGATTCGGTAGTTGATAAGATTTCTTTTAAAGGACGTACTTTTTACAATAAATTTAAAAAAGTAAACGCTCCTTTAAACTCGCAAGTCATAAATAAACACCTTAAAGGCGAAATTACCGTCGCGCATTCTTTAGTAAACGCCCGCGGAAAAGTTGAAAATATAGTTATAGACTATAACGGTAGAGATCCTGAAAGGTTTTATCACAAGGCACAACTTTTGCTACGGGAAGAGGGATATATAAACTTTACGGCATACAAGACGAAAACAGAGGGTCATCTTCACGTATATATACATAAAGGTCATACCACTTTACAAGAGGCTATACAACTTGGTAAAATGATTAGTATGAAACTAGCTGCAAAACAACCAAAGCAGTGGCGTATGTTTCCAAATAACGATATGCCTAACGAGTATAACATACTTACGCTACCTTATGAGGTATATGCTAAAGAACGCGGTGCTTCTTGGTCGAAGCATATGTAAAATAAAAATAGGAGTTTAAAATGGAAGAGAAAAACGAGTTAAACGATATTATATTAAACAAAGGTAATAGTTCTAGTTCAAACAAAAAAGTAGTGCTGGCTGTTGCTACTTTAGGAGTAGTGCTAATAATAGTTGTTATGCTTATGAATACCCTTAACTCAACAGATGGCGAAAACTTGCCAAAACCTGTTCCTCTTCCGACTCCGCAAAGTGTAGCTGAAAAATCAGTAGTAGAAGAGACACCTAAAGAAGAAGCTCTTTTTGAAGAAGTTGAAGTTGTTCAAGAAAAAGCAATTGAAGAGAATAACCTTGATCAAATCGCACAAAAACTAAAACAAGAAAGTATGGCGGAATCTACCAAGGAGATTAAAAAAACGCAAAGTAAATCTGAAAATTCAGAAGCTTCAAAAAAACCTGTAACACAGCAAAAACAGCAATTTACTAAAACAACACAGACAAAATCTTCAGGTGAACAGTATTTTGTTCAAGTTGGTTCTTTTTCAAAGTATAAACCAAACAAAAAGTTTTTAGATTCAATTACAAGTAAAGGTTATACGTACCAATTCCATAAAGTAGGCAAACTAAACAAAGTATTAGTAGGTCCTTTCGCAAATGAAAGAGAAGCAAGAACTGCACTTAGAACTATTAGAAGCAATATTGAAGCCGGAGCTTTTTTAACAAAAAAATAGACTAATATGATATATTCAAAAAAATTTATACAAGATATGCTTGCACCGATTGCGGTGTATGAAAAAATTAAAGCACTATATCCACATGAAATAACTTGTCTCTTAGAGAGTGCAGGTCAAAGTGAAGGCAACTATAGCTTTATAGCTATTGGGGCTCGCGAAAGACTGCAATATATAGATGATAAAACAGTATATACGGATGCAGAAGGGGAAAAACATACAAAAGAAGAAAATCCTTTTGATTTTTTAAAAAACTACTATAAAAATATAGATAGCGATGAATATAAGAAAGCAACTTCTGAGTTAAAAATTGGTTATGTTGATGGTTTTTTAGGTTACATAGGTTACGATATGGTAAAAGTGTTCGAGCCAAAACTACACTCTAGTATGGATAACTTAAAAGATGAGCTAAATACACCAGATTTAGACTTAATCTTACCAAAACTGGTCATTGTATATTCACACAAGAACCATGAGATAACTTTAGTATCTACCTTAGAAAAATATTCTAAACAGTTTCAAAACATAGAAAATGAACTAAAATCACCATCTGAATATATAGAGATGGTTAAAAATATAGGTAATGACGAAGGAAGCTTTGCACACTCAAAAGAGAAATTTTTCAAAATGATTGATGACTCCAAAGAGATGATAAAAAGCGGAGATGTTTTTCAGATACTTATGACAAATCGATTTACAAGAAATATAAAAGTAGATCCGTTTAGTTTTTACCGAATTTTAAGAACTAAAAACCCATCTCCTTATATGTTTTTAATGGAATACGAAGATTTTAGTATAGTAGGAAGTTCACCAGAAGTTATGGTTAGACTAAATGAAGGCGAACTTTTACTTCGTCCTATTGCAGGTACTAGAAAACGCGGAGCTACTAAACAAAGAGACCGTGAACTAGAAGAAGAACTTTTAGCCGATCCAAAAGAATTAGCCGAGCATCTGATGCTTATAGACTTAGGCAGAAACGATGTAAGCCGTGTTGCAAAGACGGGTACCGTAAAAGTAGAAGATATGATGCATATCGAGAGATTTAGCCATGTTATGCACATAGTATCTGATGTTGTTGCAGAGATAAGTGATGATAAAGATATGTTTGATTTGTTTATGGCAACTTTTACGGCAGGTACTATGACAGGTGCTCCAAAAATTCGTGCCATGGAATTAATAGCCGAATATGAAGGTATAAAACGCGGTTTTTACAGTGGAAGTATAGGTTACTTTGGTTTTGATGGAAATATGGATACCGCCATAACAATTAGAACGGCAATGGTTAAAGAAGACAAAGTTATTCTTCAAGCCGGAGCAGGAGTTGTAGCAGATAGTCAAAATGAACTTGAATATCTTGAAGTAACAAATAAACTCGGAGCATTAGTTCATTCACTCAAGGATTTAGACTAGTGTCTAAACTATTTGCCATTTTCGGCGATCCTGTTTCACATTCGCGTTCCCCTCTTATGCATAATAGTGTATTTAAAAACCTTAATTATCCTGCTTGTTATACTCGTGTGCATCTAAAAGACGGCTCAAAACTTCGTGAAACTTTTTTTAATCTAAAACTTAGCGGTGCAAATATAACAGTACCGCATAAAGAAGCAGCATATAACGCTTGTGATGAAATAAGAGGCTTCGCAAAAACTGTAGGTGTTGTAAATACCATTATAAATGAAAACGGTAGGCTTATAGGTTATAACACTGATGCCGATGGTTTTATATATGCTATAAGTGAATTTAGGGATATAAAAAGTATTTTAGTTATAGGCGCAGGCGGTACGGCTAAAGCACTTACTTCAAGATTTAAACAAGAGAACATATATGTAAGTGTCTTAAATAGAAGTGAATCCAGACTAAAAGAGTTTAAAACTGTAGTAGATGCTACATATATATGGGATACTTTCAAAGTACAAAAGTATGATTTAGTCGTAAATACTACAAGTGCCGGTTTAAGTGACGATAATTATCCATGTCCAAAAGATATACTTGAAAATATACTAGATAATACTTCTTATGTAGCTGATGCAATATACGGAAAACTAACACCCTTTTTACAACTTGCGGCTGATAAAAACATTACATATAAAGACGGTTCGGATATGTTACTTGGTCAAGGTGTTTTAGCTAACGAGTTGTTTGTGGATGGTGAGTTGAAAAAAGATGATATTCGTAAATATATGAAAAAAAGCTTCGAGCTTTAAAAGTTTTGTAAACTAATCAATTTTTTTAGGTTTACAAAGCATAGCTTTTTTACTCGCTACCATTTTACACTTTTTACATTTGTACTTAGGGTTTTTATCAAACTTCATTACAATTCTTCTGTCTTCTTTGCTAAGTTTACAAAGTGTTTTCATAATTATTTCTTTAACTGAGCATTTAATATTTTTTGCTTTTTTTTACTTATCATTATTTACTCTTTTTAGTGTTTTATAAAACGAAAGTATTCCGATAAACTATAAATTATATCACATTCTTTTGTCTCAGCACTTGTTACAAAAGCTATATTTTTCATAAAAGACTCTTAAAAAATAAATGACAAAATGATTAAATAACGGCAATTATATTTTAAATGTACATCGGTATTTTAAATATTTTGTACGCTTTTTGTCAAAACATGCCATTTCACACTAAAAGTATAATTTAAACTAACATTTTTAGTGTTCATTTATTTATCTAATTTCAAGCTAATCTATATATAATGTTCGTTGAATAAATAGTTCATCCTCGCCGATGGCGAGGATGAACGGTCAAGCCGAGCGAGTTCTTGTTACCCTCCGCCTTACGGCTCCGATAACAAGTCGCTGGAGCGAATACTCTTCTCACTCTACCGTATCAGCTCCGCATACTACGTATGCTTTACTGCTACTCACGAGTGTCGCTCGGCTTGACCGTTAGGCACAAAAGGAGAAGAGATGTTAAAAAAAACAATTGCACTAGCGATGCTATTCATTGGTGTGTTTGCTTATGCACAATCAATGTATGTAATTTCTGATGACTTAAATGTCAGATTGTTACCATCAAAATATGGGAAAAAAACAAGTGTTTTACTAAAAGGTCAAAGGGTTGATGTATATGAAACAAAAAATGGCTGGGCAAGGGTTACAGAATATTATGATGGGTATTCCGAAGAAGTAAATGGAAGAGTTGCAAGATGGGTTTATGCTAAATATCTTTCAAATACCAAACCAAAGAAAAAAATAATCAAATCCAATTCTCCTGTTGCTAAAGCATTAGAGGCTTCTGATGATTATGAAAAATATCATGAAAGCTTTATATCCGCATCAGAACAACTAATTAAAAATGGTACGTGTACAATCAAAAATTTTAATGAACAAGGCGGTTGGGCACGTTCCACAACAAGAGGTAAGGGAGTTTATTTTACCTACTGTGGTGGAATGAGATTGAGTAACAAAGTCTATATCAATGTAGTTACTGGAAAAATTTCTAGGTAGAGCAACATAAAGTCACATCGCACAAATGAGCCTAACAAATCAGAGGAGCCAATAAATTACTCTGCAGGCAATTCATTGGCTCATTTTAAACGTTATCACTAGAAAAGTATTCAAATATCAAAAGTTAAAATTCCTAAAAACTCTAAAGTTTTTTGGAACTAATAACTTAGTCGTTAACACGCTCTAATAAACTGCTAGCTAACTCCATATATACATTTTTTTTCATATGTTCAACTTCTGCAGAATTTTCTAAAACATAAGTTCTTATCATGTTGTCTATATTTTCTATACCGTTACTCTCGGCTAATATAGCTTCCATTACGGCTATTTTTTCAACTATATTGTCAAACTCATCTTCAGCTAAATCTTTACTTACTTGGTTGTGAAAATCCCAGTATTTTGACTTTGGCGTACCGCCAAAAATATTATCTTCATCTTCTAATAGTGCTTCAAATTTTGCCATTATATATTCCTTAGTTTTTTAATTAGAGAATTTTATCTTCTCTTACTTGTTTTAAACTTTAACTCTTGTCTCTAGTGCTCTTGTTAAAGACAATATGTCTATATTTTCCAAACTAACGCCTGTGGGTACACCCTGAGCTATTTTAGAGAAGTTAATATTATACTTTTGTAGCTTATCTTCTATATACAAAATAACTGCATCGTTAGAAATAGACGGAGTGATCGCAAATACAATCTCTTTTACACCGTTTTTTACAATTTTTTCCAGATGCTCAATACTTAGATTTTCTAATGAATCAAGCACAAAGTATTTTCCATCAAAAAGTCCGTTTTCTTCAAGAAGCAAGATATCCTTTGCACTCTCAACTATACAAAGCAGTGATTCATCCCTACTCTCATCACAACATATAAAACAAAGTTCGTCTTCACTCATACCGCCGCAATTGTTACACTTTCTCAATGATCCAAGTGCATCTTCTATTGCATGAGATATTTGAATACCCGTATATGAATCGTTCATAACCATATAGTATGCAAGTCTTGTAGCAGATTTTTTACCGATAGTAGGTAGTGCTTCAAGAGCTTCTACTAAACGGTTAAACTTTTCTAAAGAGCCTATCACATATCACCTTTTGGTAAAAATATCCAAAGCTTTAACGGGGCTTTTAATCTTCCTGCTACACTTCTTGCATCATCTCCAAAACCAAGGAACATATCTGCACGTATCTCACCTTTTATCGCCCCACCCGTGTCTTGAGCCTGAACAATATGAGAAAACTTTGTAGCATTTTGTTCTGCAGAACAATAAAGCATACTACCTAAGGGTATATATCTTTTATCTACGGCTATTGAGCGTCTAGGTGTCAATTCAAGTCCAAGTGAACCTGTTGCAGGCTGTTCTTTTTGTTTAAAAAACACAAGAGAATCATTATAATTTAAAACTTCCTCTACTCTATCCGGATTTTCTCTAAACCATTTACGAATAGATTGAAGTGAGATATTTTCTAAAGGTATTTCACCTTTGTCAACTAAATATTTACCTATAGATTTATATTTATGTCCGTTTTGATTGTCATACCCTATAAAGATTGTTTCATTGTTATCTAAAAGTACACGACCGGAACCTTGAACTTCTAAAAAGAAGAGATCTATTTTATTATCCACATAACAAATCACATCTGCTTCTATAACATCCTTAGAACTCTCTTTACGTGTATAATAAGGCACTATTTTGTTATCTTGCAGACGACCTCTAAGTCTATAATGTTTCAAATCAGGATAAATAGAGCTAAGATCCACCGTAATTAAATCTTTTGGAGTTTCATATACAGGATAAATATATTGGTCATGTTTTGTGAGCGATCCTCTTAAGTAAGGCTCATAATATCCTGTTAGCAATCCTTCTTCTTCTCCCTCTTGAGTGTGTATCTCAAAAGGTAAAAAATTAGATATAAAAAACTCTCTTGCATCCTCAACATTCTCGGCTTTACTACACAAGTCTTTATAGATTTTTTTTGTTCTACCGCTCTTACAGCTATCTTTAAAACCTCTCAAAGCTAGATCATAATCTTCATCTTCCCAGTCTGGCAGATTCTCAAATTCCGTGCAAACAAGATTTGTTTTTGGTAGAGACTGAATCTTTACATACTCTTTTGTACTACAACCTATAAATATTAATAATATTACTAAAAAATTAACTATATACTTCATAATTGCGATTATACAAAGATTAAATTAAAATGGGTATAATTGCGAAAAATTTAAATAGGATATGATGTATTTATGGAAGAAATGAGTTATTATGAAATACTTGAAATAAGCACAACTGCAGATAAAAGTACGATTAAAAAAGCATACAGAAAACTAGCAAAAGAATATCATCCCGACAAAAATCCGGGTGATAAGGAAGCTGAACATAAATTCAAACTTTGTAATGAAGCTTACCAATGTTTAAGTGATGACAAACAAAGAAGTATCTATGACCGTTACGGTAAAGAAGGTTTGCAGGGTATGGGCGGTGGTCGCTCATCCGGCATGGGTGGTTTTGATGATCTTGGTTCAATCTTTGAAGAGATGTTTAACGGTTTTGGAGGGAGAAGTTCACGCAGACGCCAAAACCCTGCCGATATGGATAAATATCAACTCGATATGAACATAAATATGTCTCTATCTTTTCATGAAGCCGTTTTTGGATGTGAAAAAGAGGTTACGTTTAACTATAAAGATGCCTGTAAACCTTGTAAAGGAACAGGAGCAAAAGACGCTAAACTATCTACTTGTAAACAGTGTGGAGGTCAAGGTCAAGTTCATATGCAACAAGGCTTTATGACATTTTCTCAAACTTGTCCTGCTTGTAACGGTAGCGGAAGTGCACCAAGTGAGCCGTGTCCAAGTTGTAAAGGAAGCGGGTATGAAGAAAAAAGAGGTAGTGTTACACTAAAAGTTCCAAAAGGTATAGACGACGGTAACCGTTTAAGAGTTTCAGGTAAAGGTAACATAGGTAAACGTGGAAACCGCGGTGATTTATATGTTACATTCGAGGTTAAACCTGATAAACACTTTGTAAGAGACGGAAATAATATATACATAGAGATTCCCGTATTTTTTACTCAGGCAATTACTGGTGAAACTATTACGATTCCATCACTTACGGGTGAGCTAGAGCTCAAACTTGAAACCGGAACAAGAGATAAACAACAGTTTACTTTCCGTGGTGAAGGTATTGAAGACGTGCACGGTCATGGGAAAGGTCACTTGATTGCACAAATCAATATTACATATCCAAAAAGTTTAGATTCCAAACAAAAAGAGCTTATTGCAGAACTTCAAGAATCTTTTGGAATAGAATCAAAACCACATGAAAGTGTGCTTGATTCTGCAATAGATAAAATGAAGAGTTGGTTTAAGTAAAGAAATAAAAGGATTAAACATGAATAGAAAACATATAAAAGATACTTTATCAAGCTTAGCACTATCCATGTTTAGAAAAGATTTCTTTGGAATATACCATGGCTCATTATCTGCCAAAGTCGAATCAAACCGTTTTATTATAAATACAAAAGAGGCTGTTTTTGATGCTATAGATGATTCTTCTTTAATAGAGCTTTATTTTAAAAGAGACTATCGATGGAACCAAGCGAGTATAGACTCGACTATTCATCACAGCATCTACTCTCAAATATCGGATGCAAAATTCATATCTTTTTCAATGCCGCCTTTTACGACTGCGTATTCATTAGAACACAACGTTATAACGCCTAAAGATTATTTCGGACATAGAGATATTGGCTCTATAGAGATTGTTAAACCGGGTAACTTTGATGACTGGTATGATCGTGCGCAAAGTACCATTACACACTACTTTCAAAAAAATAAAACTAATATTATGGTTGTTAGCGGTTACGGTGTTTATTCTTATAATAGAGATATTCACGAAATGGCTAAAAAATTAGCTATATTGGAAAAAAGCTGCAGACTTTTAATGTTAGATGAGGCAAGTAAAGATTACCGTTTTGATTAGGCTGGTTATATATTTTATTATTATCTCACTTTTGATAATAACACCGTTCAAACTACCTCAAAAAACAAATATAGAAAAAACAAAATTAACTAGCAATTCCGTAAAAATAACTTTAGT
The genomic region above belongs to Sulfurimonas lithotrophica and contains:
- a CDS encoding serine hydroxymethyltransferase, with the translated sequence MSFLQEFDKEIFDLCEKELERQTDHLEMIASENFTLPAVMEAMGSVFTNKYAEGYPAKRYYGGCEYADSVEQLAIDRACELFGCKYANVQPHSGSQANAAVYAGLLKAGDKLLGMDLSHGGHLTHGSKPSFSGQNYSSFTYGVELDGRMNYDKIMEIAKAVKPKIIVCGASAYAREIDFKKFREIADEVGAIMFADIAHVAGLVAAGEHPSPFPHAHVVTTTTHKTLAGPRGGMIMTNDEEIAKKMNSAIFPALQGGPLVHVIAAKAVGFKHNLSPAWKEYAKQVKANAKVLAEVLIKRGYDVVSDGTDNHLVLVSFVGREISGKDADAALGNAGITVNKNTVPGETRSPFVTSGIRVGSPALTSRGMKEKEFEIIANKIADVLDDINNTELQAKVKEELKELAQNFVIYNQSTY
- a CDS encoding DUF1882 domain-containing protein; protein product: MTAMDMKLIKMITSHYWQKSDSVVDKISFKGRTFYNKFKKVNAPLNSQVINKHLKGEITVAHSLVNARGKVENIVIDYNGRDPERFYHKAQLLLREEGYINFTAYKTKTEGHLHVYIHKGHTTLQEAIQLGKMISMKLAAKQPKQWRMFPNNDMPNEYNILTLPYEVYAKERGASWSKHM
- a CDS encoding SPOR domain-containing protein, which encodes MEEKNELNDIILNKGNSSSSNKKVVLAVATLGVVLIIVVMLMNTLNSTDGENLPKPVPLPTPQSVAEKSVVEETPKEEALFEEVEVVQEKAIEENNLDQIAQKLKQESMAESTKEIKKTQSKSENSEASKKPVTQQKQQFTKTTQTKSSGEQYFVQVGSFSKYKPNKKFLDSITSKGYTYQFHKVGKLNKVLVGPFANEREARTALRTIRSNIEAGAFLTKK
- a CDS encoding anthranilate synthase component I family protein, which produces MIYSKKFIQDMLAPIAVYEKIKALYPHEITCLLESAGQSEGNYSFIAIGARERLQYIDDKTVYTDAEGEKHTKEENPFDFLKNYYKNIDSDEYKKATSELKIGYVDGFLGYIGYDMVKVFEPKLHSSMDNLKDELNTPDLDLILPKLVIVYSHKNHEITLVSTLEKYSKQFQNIENELKSPSEYIEMVKNIGNDEGSFAHSKEKFFKMIDDSKEMIKSGDVFQILMTNRFTRNIKVDPFSFYRILRTKNPSPYMFLMEYEDFSIVGSSPEVMVRLNEGELLLRPIAGTRKRGATKQRDRELEEELLADPKELAEHLMLIDLGRNDVSRVAKTGTVKVEDMMHIERFSHVMHIVSDVVAEISDDKDMFDLFMATFTAGTMTGAPKIRAMELIAEYEGIKRGFYSGSIGYFGFDGNMDTAITIRTAMVKEDKVILQAGAGVVADSQNELEYLEVTNKLGALVHSLKDLD
- a CDS encoding shikimate dehydrogenase → MSKLFAIFGDPVSHSRSPLMHNSVFKNLNYPACYTRVHLKDGSKLRETFFNLKLSGANITVPHKEAAYNACDEIRGFAKTVGVVNTIINENGRLIGYNTDADGFIYAISEFRDIKSILVIGAGGTAKALTSRFKQENIYVSVLNRSESRLKEFKTVVDATYIWDTFKVQKYDLVVNTTSAGLSDDNYPCPKDILENILDNTSYVADAIYGKLTPFLQLAADKNITYKDGSDMLLGQGVLANELFVDGELKKDDIRKYMKKSFEL
- a CDS encoding SH3 domain-containing protein, with protein sequence MLKKTIALAMLFIGVFAYAQSMYVISDDLNVRLLPSKYGKKTSVLLKGQRVDVYETKNGWARVTEYYDGYSEEVNGRVARWVYAKYLSNTKPKKKIIKSNSPVAKALEASDDYEKYHESFISASEQLIKNGTCTIKNFNEQGGWARSTTRGKGVYFTYCGGMRLSNKVYINVVTGKISR
- a CDS encoding DUF2018 family protein — encoded protein: MAKFEALLEDEDNIFGGTPKSKYWDFHNQVSKDLAEDEFDNIVEKIAVMEAILAESNGIENIDNMIRTYVLENSAEVEHMKKNVYMELASSLLERVND
- the recR gene encoding recombination mediator RecR, encoding MIGSLEKFNRLVEALEALPTIGKKSATRLAYYMVMNDSYTGIQISHAIEDALGSLRKCNNCGGMSEDELCFICCDESRDESLLCIVESAKDILLLEENGLFDGKYFVLDSLENLSIEHLEKIVKNGVKEIVFAITPSISNDAVILYIEDKLQKYNINFSKIAQGVPTGVSLENIDILSLTRALETRVKV
- the mltA gene encoding murein transglycosylase A translates to MKYIVNFLVILLIFIGCSTKEYVKIQSLPKTNLVCTEFENLPDWEDEDYDLALRGFKDSCKSGRTKKIYKDLCSKAENVEDAREFFISNFLPFEIHTQEGEEEGLLTGYYEPYLRGSLTKHDQYIYPVYETPKDLITVDLSSIYPDLKHYRLRGRLQDNKIVPYYTRKESSKDVIEADVICYVDNKIDLFFLEVQGSGRVLLDNNETIFIGYDNQNGHKYKSIGKYLVDKGEIPLENISLQSIRKWFRENPDRVEEVLNYNDSLVFFKQKEQPATGSLGLELTPRRSIAVDKRYIPLGSMLYCSAEQNATKFSHIVQAQDTGGAIKGEIRADMFLGFGDDARSVAGRLKAPLKLWIFLPKGDM
- the dnaJ gene encoding molecular chaperone DnaJ, encoding MEEMSYYEILEISTTADKSTIKKAYRKLAKEYHPDKNPGDKEAEHKFKLCNEAYQCLSDDKQRSIYDRYGKEGLQGMGGGRSSGMGGFDDLGSIFEEMFNGFGGRSSRRRQNPADMDKYQLDMNINMSLSFHEAVFGCEKEVTFNYKDACKPCKGTGAKDAKLSTCKQCGGQGQVHMQQGFMTFSQTCPACNGSGSAPSEPCPSCKGSGYEEKRGSVTLKVPKGIDDGNRLRVSGKGNIGKRGNRGDLYVTFEVKPDKHFVRDGNNIYIEIPVFFTQAITGETITIPSLTGELELKLETGTRDKQQFTFRGEGIEDVHGHGKGHLIAQINITYPKSLDSKQKELIAELQESFGIESKPHESVLDSAIDKMKSWFK
- a CDS encoding class II aldolase and adducin N-terminal domain-containing protein; this encodes MNRKHIKDTLSSLALSMFRKDFFGIYHGSLSAKVESNRFIINTKEAVFDAIDDSSLIELYFKRDYRWNQASIDSTIHHSIYSQISDAKFISFSMPPFTTAYSLEHNVITPKDYFGHRDIGSIEIVKPGNFDDWYDRAQSTITHYFQKNKTNIMVVSGYGVYSYNRDIHEMAKKLAILEKSCRLLMLDEASKDYRFD